The proteins below come from a single Eremothecium sinecaudum strain ATCC 58844 chromosome II, complete sequence genomic window:
- the ISA2 gene encoding Isa2p (Syntenic homolog of Ashbya gossypii ADL334C; Syntenic homolog of Saccharomyces cerevisiae YPR067W (ISA2)), with protein sequence MLRHIFCSPVRLSPLRATIPLLSYSPRLPRTLGLRAQSNVAATKNFDEQFIVPKEIVNEAPGVRINITDRAAKRLGEIYKTKQNILRIVVESGGCHGFQYLLKLEPYDQNKTVENVNPQAEEDDDFDDFETVKDVIYVLPENNGMVVIDQKSQRILNNTTLTYTKELIGSMFKVVGGNLKSSCGCGSSFTLDN encoded by the coding sequence ATGTTAAGGCATATATTTTGTTCACCCGTTAGGCTGAGCCCGTTGCGTGCTACTATACCACTGCTATCTTACAGTCCAAGATTACCCAGAACTCTCGGTTTAAGGGCTCAAAGTAACGTTGCTGCTACCAAAAACTTTGATGAACAGTTTATTGTTCCAAAGGAAATAGTTAATGAAGCTCCAGGGGTCCGCATTAACATTACAGACAGAGCTGCAAAGAGGTTAGGTGAAATTTACAAGACAAAGCAGAACATCCTAAGGATCGTGGTGGAATCAGGAGGCTGTCATGGGTTCCAGTATCTCCTAAAGTTAGAGCCATATGATCAAAATAAGACCGTTGAGAACGTAAATCCTCAGGCAGAGGAAGACGACGACTTCGACGATTTTGAAACAGTGAAGGACGTTATCTATGTTCTACCAGAGAATAATGGAATGGTAGTAATAGATCAGAAATCACAGCGGATACTAAATAATACTACTTTGACTTATACGAAGGAGCTCATTGGATCGATGTTCAAGGTTGTTGGTGGAAACTTAAAAAGCAGCTGCGGGTGCGGCAGCAGTTTCACTCTAGATAACTGA
- a CDS encoding HBL139Cp (Syntenic homolog of Ashbya gossypii ADL335W; Syntenic homolog of Ashbya gossypii NOHBY416 and Eremothecium cymbalariae Ecym_3469; No homolog in Saccharomyces cerevisiae) codes for MDAFFGSDDYELDDTILNDPSGFILDGISWRFYYSHSKIITVKLIEVISTIYEASSEVKYKESVNAVYITIVPHDSSKPCWYLFLYNSCVIVTSNVEIMTGENGNLWEEVNSFPFEVNFSARMMRRVVDSVSPFCRSLMRVSFQVKEMTKHLEKFDIEVDIDDLKNKDDEQPFNKILMNHLHEQIGLEPTMPINHIKIPKSLLLTSKYVRFIGFSCLLGTSAVAAIVADEMSE; via the coding sequence ATGGATGCTTTCTTTGGCTCAGATGACTATGAATTAGATGATACAATATTGAATGATCCTTCCGGATTCATACTAGACGGTATATCATGGAGATTCTACTACTCTCATTCGAAAATAATAACTGTAAAGTTGATAGAAGTAATATCGACAATCTATGAAGCCTCCTCAGAGGTTAAATACAAAGAGTCTGTTAATGCAGTTTACATAACAATTGTTCCTCATGATAGCAGTAAACCGTGTTGGTATTTGTTTCTCTATAACAGTTGCGTGATTGTGACGTCCAATGTGGAAATTATGACGGGGGAAAACGGCAACCTATGGGAAGAGGTGAATAGTTTCCCTTTTGAAGTTAATTTTAGTGCGCGCATGATGAGGAGAGTCGTTGACTCAGTCTCGCCTTTCTGTAGGTCTCTAATGCGGGTATCTTTTCAGGTGAAAGAAATGACCAAACATTTGGAGAAGTTTGACATCGAAGTCGATATCGATGACTTAAAAAACAAGGATGATGAGCAGCCTTTCAACAAAATATTAATGAATCACCTGCATGAGCAAATAGGACTGGAGCCTACGATGCCGATTAATCACATAAAAATACCGAAAAGCCTTCTCTTGACAAGTAAATATGTCCGTTTCATTGGGTTTTCATGCCTGCTAGGGACATCAGCAGTGGCCGCGATAGTAGCCGATGAAATGAGCGAATAA
- the AIM3 gene encoding Aim3p (Syntenic homolog of Ashbya gossypii ADL336C; Syntenic homolog of Saccharomyces cerevisiae YBR108W (AIM3)): MGSDSLLDGLASAGKSTLAGAKAVSKSGYKLSKAHYDKCKGSIGDSTGDRSKESEIYETRTRFEQLPDPSNFPPPPVRRTHTHHHGGSSTKEVSDSNLSKTGDDRRYLSPSLPPTPMRSKPNSRVSSIPPSSPDGGSVNIGHAALETRRSPIQAPQIHIEQYPINASPQLQDQGEIPPPIPARNYSPSAAPSNEPDYSVHRLPPMPLPPSPKAQRHWPNLSSINTTANVPPTNVETPIAEHPPQVGMQSTQPTLGKLNTETVNLASLPPPPAHKDRGKVKQQDVESDGERSPNARLSSSERPPLGRQRSRSLSPPPVPPRSMRSVSRNSPTSPTRKSSPPSATLPPPVSKKPQLPPPKVKSENSSNRSSVTGNYNYDINVTYQPPPKPFRPPGSADPASVSQVLNRRNTLPRKSLESQSQSPPPQYTEIDHSSRFQENPLSTDTATQPYGTSIAERIASMNLDNQSTQPVQLASRVQKADNRKPPPSIPKKKDSLAGIKKVKPPIPAKKPSLGNERPSLLAPVSAPVSSPAPALPPRMPMAATSSTTLNDDNPFATYRKDVVPEHSNRLRH; encoded by the coding sequence ATGGGATCAGATTCATTGTTAGATGGGCTTGCATCAGCTGGTAAATCAACTTTAGCAGGAGCAAAGGCGGTTTCAAAATCGGGATATAAACTCAGTAAGGCTCATTATGACAAGTGTAAGGGTTCGATAGGTGATTCAACTGGTGATAGAAGTAAAGAAAGTGAGATTTATGAAACGCGGACTAGGTTTGAACAACTACCAGATCCAAGTAATTTTCCTCCGCCACCCGTAAGGAGGACTCACACTCACCATCACGGCGGCAGTAGTACTAAAGAAGTTAGTGATAGCAATCTTAGCAAAACAGGTGATGACCGGCGATATCTTTCTCCATCGCTTCCACCGACTCCCATGCGATCTAAACCAAATTCTAGAGTAAGCTCTATACCACCTAGCTCGCCTGATGGCGGTTCCGTGAATATTGGCCACGCAGCTTTAGAAACAAGAAGATCGCCTATACAAGCTCCACAAATACACATTGAGCAATATCCTATAAATGCTAGTCCCCAGTTACAGGATCAGGGTGAAATACCTCCTCCAATTCCGGCTAGGAATTACAGTCCATCGGCAGCACCTAGTAATGAGCCAGACTACTCGGTGCATCGACTTCCTCCTATGCCTCTTCCTCCAAGTCCTAAGGCACAAAGGCATTGGCCGAATTTATCCTCTATAAACACCACTGCCAACGTTCCGCCAACTAACGTAGAAACACCTATTGCAGAGCATCCTCCTCAGGTCGGTATGCAAAGCACCCAACCCACACTGGGTAAGTTAAATACTGAAACCGTGAACCTTGCGAGCTTGCCACCTCCTCCAGCTCATAAAGATAGAGGGAAAGTAAAACAACAAGATGTTGAAAGTGATGGGGAACGATCGCCCAATGCGCGCTTGTCCTCTAGTGAGAGGCCCCCACTTGGCAGACAACGGTCGAGATCTCTCTCTCCTCCTCCAGTTCCACCACGATCTATGCGGTCTGTGTCGCGAAACTCACCAACCTCACCGACTAGAAAATCATCACCTCCAAGTGCTACCTTACCCCCACCGGTTTCTAAGAAGCCCCAGCTACCTCCGCCAAAGGTTAAATCAGAAAACTCTTCAAATCGGTCGTCAGTGACTGGCAACTACAACTACGACATCAATGTAACATATCAACCGCCTCCTAAGCCGTTTCGTCCACCAGGTTCGGCAGATCCAGCCAGTGTTTCTCAAGTATTAAACCGTAGAAACACTCTACCTAGAAAGAGTTTGGAGTCACAGTCACAGTCACCGCCTCCTCAGTATACGGAGATCGATCACTCATCCCGGTTCCAAGAAAATCCGCTCTCAACAGATACTGCAACTCAGCCTTATGGGACTTCAATAGCTGAGCGAATTGCAAGCATGAATCTTGATAATCAGAGTACACAGCCCGTACAATTAGCTTCAAGGGTACAGAAAGCGGATAATAGAAAGCCTCCTCCATCAATTCCTAAGAAGAAAGACAGTCTTGCAGGTATCAAGAAGGTGAAGCCCCCCATTCCAGCGAAGAAGCCCTCGTTGGGAAATGAACGCCCTAGTCTACTAGCACCAGTATCAGCACCAGTATCATCACCCGCACCAGCACTGCCACCAAGAATGCCTATGGCGGCAACTTCGTCCACAACTCTTAATGACGATAACCCGTTTGCGACATACCGGAAGGACGTAGTTCCTGAACACAGCAATAGGCTGCGTCACTGA
- the CMD1 gene encoding calmodulin (Syntenic homolog of Ashbya gossypii ADL337W; Syntenic homolog of Saccharomyces cerevisiae YBR109C (CMD1)), with the protein MSQNLTEEQIAEFREAFALFDKDNSGSISSNELATVMRSLGLSPSEAEVADLMNEIDVDGNHNIEFGEFLALMSRQLKSNDSEQELLEAFKVFDKNGDGLISAAELKHVLTSIGEKLSDGEVDEMLREVSDGSGEINIKQFAALLSK; encoded by the coding sequence ATGTCCCAGAACTTGACAGAGGAGCAGATTGCAGAGTTTAGGGAAGCTTTCGCTTTGTTCGACAAAGACAACAGTGGATCAATTTCGTCTAATGAATTAGCAACTGTTATGAGATCTTTGGGTTTATCTCCAAGTGAAGCTGAAGTTGCTGATTTGATGAACGAAATTGACGTAGACGGTAACCATAATATTGAATTCGGTGAGTTTTTAGCTTTGATGTCAAGACAGCTAAAATCCAATGATTCTGAACAAGAGTTGTTGGAAGCATTCAAAGTTTTTGACAAAAATGGTGATGGTTTGATTTCAGCAGCTGAGTTGAAGCATGTTTTAACATCTATCGGTGAAAAGTTGTCTGACGGTGAAGTTGATGAAATGTTGAGAGAAGTTAGTGACGGATCAGGTGAAATCAACATCAAGCAGTTTGCAGCATTACTATCtaaataa
- the ALG1 gene encoding chitobiosyldiphosphodolichol beta-1,4 mannosyltransferase (Syntenic homolog of Ashbya gossypii ADL338C; Syntenic homolog of Saccharomyces cerevisiae YBR110W (ALG1)), producing MLEDVPYWLWALFAVYLSTPVLVYWVVPYIWYHDKSRKKRIALCLLGDIGHSPRMCCHATSFSQQGWEVELCGYLEELPPTTILEDPGINIRKIPLWSDTYKERSFVINAVLKIWFQLWHLTKMFWQLRGCDYIMLQNPPSIPILPLAVIFKAITQSKLIIDWHNFGYSILQLRFRSFYHPVVFTSYMVEAAFGHAADYHFTVTSAMKDYVVAKMRFSKKRVSVLYDKPSDRFAPLPAEDRDAALQQDFVKGYIPEGFSISKGDVIFVTSTSFTPDEDLSVLIGALKLYEASAKKDHKTLPRILVFITGKGPMKDKYVQEVLEYEWQLCRIEFLWLKADDYPKLLQLCDYGVSLHTSSSGLDLPMKILDMFGSGLPVLAMQYPVLKELLQHNVNGWVFKTRQELYETLLIAVKHSKDKARLKDTVISEGKCRWDETWSKAMKVNKLIP from the coding sequence ATGCTAGAAGATGTTCCTTACTGGCTTTGGGCCTTGTTTGCGGTATATTTGAGTACTCCTGTACTGGTATACTGGGTGGTACCATACATCTGGTACCACGATAAGTCAAGGAAGAAAAGGATAGCGTTATGCTTGCTGGGTGATATTGGGCACTCTCCAAGGATGTGCTGTCATGCAACTTCATTTAGTCAGCAAGGATGGGAGGTTGAGCTGTGCGGGTACCTCGAAGAGCTTCCTCCTACGACTATACTAGAAGACCCTGGTATAAACATTCGTAAAATACCACTGTGGAGTGATACTTATAAGGAAAGGTCCTTTGTGATTAATGCGGTACTGAAGATTTGGTTTCAGTTATGGCATTTGACGAAGATGTTTTGGCAGTTACGTGGATGCGACTATATAATGCTACAAAACCCGCCTAGTATTCCTATTTTGCCGTTAGCAGTAATATTCAAAGCAATTACCCAGTCTAAGCTAATTATTGATTGGCACAACTTTGGATATTCGATATTGCAGCTTCGTTTTCGTTCTTTCTACCATCCCGTTGTGTTCACTTCGTATATGGTTGAAGCGGCCTTTGGCCATGCGGCAGACTATCACTTCACTGTTACATCTGCCATGAAGGATTACGTTGTTGCTAAGATGAGGTTCTCAAAGAAACGAGTCTCTGTTTTGTATGACAAACCGTCGGATCGGTTTGCCCCGCTGCCCGCCGAGGATAGAGACGCAGCGCTGCAGCAAGACTTCGTTAAAGGATATATTCCAGAGGGTTTTAGTATTTCCAAGGGTGACGTGATCTTTGTTACATCGACATCATTTACTCCAGATGAAGATTTATCTGTGCTGATTGGTGCATTGAAGTTATACGAAGCGTCGGCGAAGAAGGACCATAAGACTCTGCCACGGATCCTGGTATTCATAACTGGTAAAGGACCCATGAAAGACAAATACGTACAGGAGGTGCTAGAATACGAGTGGCAGCTTTGCCGTATCGAATTTTTATGGCTGAAAGCCGATGATTACCCAAAACTTTTACAACTATGTGACTATGGTGTTTCTTTACATACTTCAAGCAGCGGTCTAGATCTACCAATGAAAATTCTTGATATGTTTGGCTCTGGGCTACCGGTCCTTGCTATGCAATATCCAGTACTTAAGGAATTACTGCAACATAACGTTAATGGGTGGGTATTCAAAACTAGACAAGAATTGTACGAAACACTGCTCATTGCGGTGAAACATTCCAAGGACAAAGCTAGGTTAAAGGATACTGTCATTAGTGAAGGTAAGTGCAGGTGGGATGAAACCTGGAGCAAGGCCATGAAGGTGAATAAACTTATACCTTAG
- the HOS1 gene encoding histone deacetylase (Syntenic homolog of Ashbya gossypii ADL339W; Syntenic homolog of Saccharomyces cerevisiae YPR068C (HOS1)), whose product MVKFVISSSVYQAQICDLLPCNDNSKSQLVHSLLAAYDVFKHFDKVIRIPYTNKSTLAKFHSKAFLDVVLDGALDRDTIEDEDWPQLTLIADRYLSNSGTSCESMGWCKSKRDLHRRYLSSTCSNTHESDTQGSALDEDNNNRSTLEYYGLVDDCPIFDYLPMYVHTVAGATLSLLQELSYDEGPTIAINWDGGRHHAMKSKASGFCYVNDIVLLIQGLRRKGFSKISYLDFDLHHGDGVENAFLYSKNVQTCSVHMFEPGFFPGTGDHKNCKLNNVINIPLLHGLDDKSLNRIADEIIMPSIRAHDPEVIIIQCGGDGLCGDKYGEWQLSIRGLTTIILKIVSLFRYRKVVLLGGGGYNPKLQSRFYTYLTTELLHACKGIPSCISNDEDELIKDHELIEVYEGENYKYWHYEYPGIHRKSLLNDNTEAYFSKLRHLFAAGAASKV is encoded by the coding sequence ATGGTAAAGTTCGTGATTAGCAGTTCGGTTTACCAAGCTCAAATATGCGATCTACTTCCCTGCAATGATAATTCCAAATCTCAATTAGTACATTCCCTACTAGCAGCTTATGATGTATTCAAACACTTTGATAAGGTTATTAGGATACCATATACCAATAAGAGCACCTTAGCGAAATTCCATTCTAAAGCGTTTCTAGATGTTGTTCTCGATGGTGCATTGGATCGTGATACAATTGAAGATGAGGATTGGCCACAGTTGACACTAATTGCAGATCGATACCTGTCTAATAGCGGTACAAGTTGTGAGTCCATGGGATGGTGTAAATCAAAACGTGATCTTCACAGAAGGTATCTTTCCTCTACGTGCTCTAATACTCATGAATCTGATACTCAGGGATCTGCCTTGGATGAGGATAATAATAATCGAAGCACTCTTGAGTATTATGGCTTAGTTGATGACTGCCCTATTTTCGATTACCTCCCAATGTATGTCCATACAGTTGCTGGCGCTACGTTATCATTACTCCAAGAGCTATCATACGATGAGGGCCCGACTATTGCAATTAATTGGGATGGTGGAAGGCACCATGCTATGAAGTCCAAAGCATCAGGGTTCTGCTATGTTAATGACATTGTTTTACTTATACAAGGTCTACGAAGGAAGGGCTTCTCAAAGATATCGTACTTGGATTTCGACTTACATCATGGCGATGGAGTTGAGAATGCCTTTCTGTACTCCAAGAATGTCCAAACATGCTCTGTACACATGTTCGAACCAGGTTTCTTTCCCGGGACTGGCGACCATAAGAACTGCAAGTTGAATAACGTGATAAATATTCCTTTACTTCATGGCTTGGATGATAAGTCGCTAAATCGGATAGCGGATGAAATAATAATGCCAAGCATACGTGCCCATGACCCAGAAGTTATAATCATTCAATGCGGCGGCGACGGACTGTGTGGTGATAAATATGGCGAATGGCAGCTATCTATTCGCGGGCTTACAACAATTATTCTAAAAATCGTCTCACTATTCCGCTACAGGAAGGTTGTGCTACTTGGAGGAGGTGGCTACAATCCAAAACTACAGAGTCGTTTTTATACGTATTTGACCACTGAGCTTCTGCATGCCTGTAAGGGTATCCCATCATGTATATCGAATGACGAGGATGAATTAATAAAAGATCATGAATTGATTGAGGTCTATGAGGGCGAAAACTACAAATATTGGCACTATGAATATCCCGGTATACACCGTAAAAGTCTTCTAAATGATAATACAGAGGCCTACTTTTCAAAGTTAAGACACTTATTTGCTGCAGGTGCTGCATCTAAGGTATAA
- the SPE3 gene encoding spermidine synthase (Syntenic homolog of Ashbya gossypii ADL340W; Syntenic homolog of Saccharomyces cerevisiae YPR069C (SPE3)), with the protein MSQELTHPTIKDGWFREISDTMWPGQAMTFKVEKILHHEKSLYQDVLIFKSTDYGNVLVLDNVVQCTERDEFSYHEMITNLSMNNHPNPKKVLVIGGGDGGVLREIIKHESVEEAWLCDIDEAVIRLSKEYFPNISVAYSHPKVKTHVGDGFQFLRDYPNTFDVIITDSSDPEGPAENLFKQSYFELLNSALTENGVITTQAECIWLQVDLIKDVKTSCKNVFPVVEYAYTTIPSYPSGQIGFMVCCKNKDVDVKKPMRTISDEEEKKLYKYYNKRIHEAAFVLPNFINQALEM; encoded by the coding sequence ATGTCCCAAGAATTAACTCACCCAACTATCAAAGACGGATGGTTCAGAGAAATCTCTGACACCATGTGGCCAGGTCAAGCCATGACCTTCAAAGTCGAGAAGATTTTGCATCATGAAAAGTCATTGTACCAAGATGTCCTAATATTCAAGTCTACCGACTATGGTAACGTTTTGGTTCTAGACAACGTTGTTCAATGTACTGAACGTGATGAATTTTCTTACCATGAAATGATCACCAACTTGTCTATGAACAACCATCCAAACCCAAAGAAGGTTCTTGTCATTGGTGGTGGTGACGGTGGTGTCTTGAGAGAAATTATCAAGCACGAATCCGTTGAAGAGGCTTGGTTGTGTGACATTGACGAGGCTGTTATCCGTTTGTCAAAGGAATACTTCCCTAACATTTCTGTTGCCTACTCTCACCCTAAGGTTAAGACTCACGTTGGTGACGGTTTCCAATTCTTGAGAGACTACCCAAACACATTTGACGTTATTATCACCGACTCTTCTGACCCAGAAGGTCCTGCTGAGAACTTGTTCAAGCAAAGCTACTTCGAGCTCTTGAACAGCGCCTTAACTGAAAACGGTGTTATTACTACCCAAGCTGAGTGTATCTGGTTGCAAGTCGATTTGATCAAGGACGTCAAGACTTCTTGTAAGAACGTCTTCCCAGTTGTTGAGTACGCTTACACCACCATTCCATCATATCCATCTGGTCAAATTGGTTTCATGGTCTGCTGCAAGAACAAGGATGTTGATGTTAAGAAACCTATGAGAACTATttctgatgaagaagaaaagaagttGTACAAGTACTATAACAAGCGTATCCACGAGGCTGCTTTTGTCTTACCAAACTTCATCAACCAGGCTTTGGAGATGTAA
- the MED1 gene encoding Med1p (Syntenic homolog of Ashbya gossypii ADL341C; Syntenic homolog of Saccharomyces cerevisiae YPR070W (MED1)) gives MSDTYFDALNLMINRFLEYKPGSITLENITRLCQAMGLESFVDQVNSNISRLSIASKIIVIDIDYETTDGRVTDVKLVLASNFDRFDYFNGEENILYRSLTNYSELHEFHYNLRFLTLLDAYSNIEIESNISQFDLFEYYSVLPRYVQQYLNDNGVKLKVRTNLNDRFGIYLVDEEGTAVAKLIFGPTLDPAQRYYEYKYSSKTKEWFNESPESYASGVTLLVELLGKEKTYFARDCIPLEQLQTSHENDMDPESPEPFAFKANNRRIHLSNDFTIDLYPVSSLQLFNDNVSLLFDILKWYNWWHKVLHPISEILLEGENEMQGGSSLPQVQPPSSASHCRRPSVKGHRRPSVNDPSVLKDENLAQFTLNDILNSSTIEEDDEMVDDEAVDLFVNEDYVYLGMSDRCSYYDDSEEEWVNFITKLKQLT, from the coding sequence ATGTCTGATACATACTTTGATGCATTGAATTTAATGATTAACAGGTTTTTGGAATATAAGCCTGGTTCAATTACTCTTGAGAATATCACAAGGCTATGTCAAGCCATGGGTTTGGAATCCTTTGTGGATCAGGTAAATTCTAATATTTCTCGCTTATCCATAGCTTCTAAAATCATTGTTATTGATATTGACTATGAGACTACAGATGGTCGAGTGACTGATGTTAAGCTAGTGTTGGCTAGCAATTTTGATAGATTTGACTACTTCAACGGAGAAGAAAATATCTTATATCGTTCACTGACCAACTATTCAGAGCTGCATGAGTTCCATTATAATTTGCGATTTCTGACCCTTTTGGATGCATATTCTAATATTGAAATTGAGTCCAATATCTCACAATTTGACCTTTTTGAATACTATTCTGTTCTACCGCGATACGTCCAGCAATATTTGAACGATAATGGTGTTAAACTTAAAGTGAGGACCAATCTGAATGATCGATTTGGGATATATCTTGTTGATGAGGAGGGCACTGCGGTTGCAAAGCTTATCTTTGGGCCTACGCTAGACCCTGCACAGCGATACTACGAATACAAATACTCTTCCAAAACAAAGGAATGGTTTAACGAATCACCAGAATCATACGCCAGTGGTGTAACGTTGCTTGTAGAATTACTAGGGAAAGAAAAGACTTATTTTGCACGCGATTGTATTCCATTGGAGCAACTACAGACAAGCCATGAGAACGACATGGACCCTGAGAGTCCAGAGCCTTTTGCTTTTAAGGCAAATAACCGTAGAATTCACCTCTCCAATGACTTTACAATAGATTTGTATCCTGTGAGTTCCCTACAGCTGTTTAATGATAATGTTTCACTACTGTTCGATATATTGAAATGGTATAACTGGTGGCATAAGGTGCTGCATCCGATATCTGAAATTCTTCTTGAAGGAGAGAATGAGATGCAAGGGGGCTCCTCGCTACCGCAAGTGCAACCCCCATCATCTGCATCTCACTGCCGAAGGCCCAGTGTCAAGGGACATCGAAGGCCAAGCGTTAATGACCCTTCTGTACTAAAAGATGAAAACTTGGCGCAGTTTACGCTGAACGATATATTGAACTCATCCACTATTGAAGAGGACGACGAGATGGTAGACGATGAGGCGGTCGATCTATTTGTCAATGAAGACTATGTCTATCTGGGCATGAGCGATAGATGTAGTTACTATGATGATTCGGAAGAAGAGTGGGTAAATTTTATTACCAAGCTAAAGCAGTTAACTTGA
- the YSA1 gene encoding ADP-ribose diphosphatase (Syntenic homolog of Ashbya gossypii ADL342W; Syntenic homolog of Saccharomyces cerevisiae YBR111C (YSA1)), translated as MSSSSDIIEEALTQSQVVSKETVTDASTCKWIGLTKIKYKDPNNVIREWEMAVRKSTASIGIDGVAIIAIVIHPDRAPRLLLVKQFRPPLEGLCIELPAGLIDEGETAEEAAMRELKEETGYRGTVKSVGKTIYADPGFTNTNLVTVTVEIDETLPENQHPKQHLEESEFIECLFAPLNGLAAELSSLEKGGCKIDARLSSIAEGFELARSYF; from the coding sequence ATGAGTTCAAGTTCTGATATCATAGAAGAAGCACTAACTCAATCGCAGGTTGTTTCTAAGGAAACTGTAACCGATGCCTCCACATGCAAATGGATTGGTTTAACAAAAATCAAGTATAAAGACCCTAATAACGTCATAAGGGAATGGGAAATGGCGGTGCGTAAATCTACCGCATCGATTGGAATAGATGGTGTAGCAATTATTGCAATTGTGATTCATCCAGACCGCGCTCCCCgccttcttcttgtaaAACAGTTTAGACCACCTCTTGAAGGCCTATGTATAGAATTACCAGCTGGCTTGATAGATGAGGGAGAAACAGCCGAGGAGGCAGCTATGAGAGAATTGAAAGAGGAAACTGGATATAGGGGTACTGTGAAATCTGTTGGCAAGACAATATATGCAGACCCTGGATTTACCAATACGAATTTAGTAACAGTTACCGTGGAAATTGATGAGACCTTGCCGGAGAATCAGCATCCGAAGCAGCATTTGGAGGAGAGTGAATTTATCGAGTGCTTATTCGCTCCCCTTAACGGCTTGGCTGCAGAATTGAGTAGTTTAGAAAAAGGGGGCTGCAAAATAGATGCTAGGTTGTCCAGTATTGCTGAAGGGTTTGAATTAGCTAGATCATACTTCTAG
- the SUS1 gene encoding Sus1p (Syntenic homolog of Ashbya gossypii ADL343C; Syntenic homolog of Saccharomyces cerevisiae YBR111W-A (SUS1)), producing the protein MTSSDDDAVELRAQIQQHLVETGNYERISNKLSQSLLDEGWIDLVKKATKEAIEDSTSINFFEILQKVEPEAVKMVSTKTKNEIMQQIKAFLCEIVDT; encoded by the coding sequence ATGACATCAAGTGATGATGATGCCGTAGAACTTAGGGCGCAAATCCAGCAGCACCTAGTTGAAACCGGAAACTATGAACGTATATCAAATAAACTATCACAGAGCTTGTTAGATGAAGGTTGGATAGATCTAGTTAAAAAAGCTACAAAAGAAGCCATTGAAGATTCGACTTCGATTAATTTCTTTGAAATATTGCAAAAGGTTGAGCCTGAAGCTGTGAAGATGGTTTCAACGAAAACTAAGAATGAGATTATGCAACAAATTAAGGCATTTCTATGTGAAATAGTGGACACATGA